In a single window of the Aminomonas paucivorans DSM 12260 genome:
- a CDS encoding electron transfer flavoprotein subunit beta/FixA family protein: protein MELAVLVKQVPDTDDVVLDPEKGTLVREGVGAILNPLDLNALEAALEAKRRFGGSVMVVSMGPPQTEGALREALALGADRGVLLTDRAFAGADTWATSLALAEGLRRLGPFDLVLAGEKATDGETGQVGPEVATLLELPFATYVGGWEPREDGVTVERVVEEGTLEQDLPFPCLLTVLSHLNDSPMPTLEGKKRARRAPLERLTAPDLGLDPQELGLSGSPTRVVRIATPQVARRGEVYAGADLEAGLDALMDLLAERGLRASGRGAA from the coding sequence ATGGAGTTGGCGGTTCTGGTGAAACAGGTGCCGGACACGGACGACGTGGTCCTGGACCCGGAGAAGGGAACCCTGGTGCGAGAGGGAGTGGGGGCCATCCTCAATCCCCTGGACCTCAACGCCCTGGAGGCGGCCTTGGAGGCGAAACGCCGCTTCGGGGGCTCCGTGATGGTGGTCTCCATGGGGCCTCCCCAGACGGAGGGGGCCCTCCGGGAGGCCCTGGCCCTGGGGGCGGACCGGGGGGTGCTGCTCACGGACCGGGCCTTCGCGGGGGCGGATACCTGGGCCACCTCCCTGGCGCTGGCGGAGGGGTTGCGCCGCCTGGGGCCCTTCGACCTGGTCCTGGCGGGGGAAAAGGCCACGGACGGGGAGACGGGGCAGGTGGGCCCCGAGGTGGCCACCCTCCTGGAGCTGCCCTTCGCCACCTACGTGGGAGGCTGGGAGCCCCGGGAGGACGGGGTGACGGTGGAGCGGGTGGTGGAGGAGGGAACCCTGGAGCAGGACCTTCCTTTCCCCTGCCTGCTCACGGTGCTGAGCCACCTCAACGATTCCCCCATGCCCACCCTGGAGGGCAAGAAGAGGGCCCGTCGGGCCCCCCTGGAACGTCTGACCGCCCCGGACCTGGGGCTGGACCCGCAGGAGCTGGGGCTTTCCGGTTCCCCCACCCGGGTGGTGCGCATCGCCACCCCCCAGGTGGCCCGGCGGGGCGAGGTGTACGCCGGGGCGGACCTGGAGGCGGGGCTGGACGCCCTGATGGACCTGTTGGCGGAACGGGGCCTGAGGGCCTCCGGAAGGGGGGCGGCCTGA
- a CDS encoding FAD-dependent oxidoreductase: protein MAKRRIVVVGGDAAGMSAASQARRLDRDLEIRVFERGPHTSYSACGIPYLVAGLVEDPSRLVARTPEEFREQGIHVSTRHEVTALDPSSRRVTVHDLVGGRLFEEPYDDLLLATGATPLRPPVPGIDAAGVFGVSTLVSGVALLRFVEEQRPRKVVVVGGGYIGLEIAEAFNCHRGLEVSLVERAPQVMGTLDPDMGALVSQALREVGIRLFLEETLQGVEVRDGRAVGVRTDKRLLEADLVVLGLGVVPQTELAKRAGLALGVRGALVVDSRMRTPTAGIWGAGDCAQTFNLASRRPFHVALGTVANKMGRVAGINLAGGDAVFPGALGTAVCKICKYEAARTGLLERELTELGIPWTGATIEESTRAGYYPGAGDMTVKLLAERPSGRILGGQIVGIEGAAKRIDVVATAIRGGLTAQDLVDLDLSYAPPFSPVWDPVQVAARRLLSLLKD, encoded by the coding sequence GTGGCGAAACGACGCATCGTGGTGGTGGGGGGAGACGCGGCGGGGATGAGCGCCGCCTCCCAGGCAAGGCGGCTGGACCGGGACCTGGAGATCCGGGTGTTCGAACGGGGACCCCACACCTCCTACTCCGCCTGCGGCATCCCCTACCTGGTGGCGGGGCTGGTGGAGGACCCGAGCCGCCTGGTGGCCCGCACCCCCGAGGAGTTCCGGGAGCAGGGCATCCACGTGTCCACCCGCCACGAGGTGACGGCCCTGGACCCTTCCTCCCGACGGGTGACGGTGCACGACCTGGTGGGGGGGCGCCTCTTCGAGGAGCCCTACGACGACCTGCTCCTGGCGACGGGGGCCACCCCCCTGCGCCCTCCCGTGCCGGGGATCGACGCGGCGGGGGTCTTCGGGGTCAGCACCCTGGTCAGCGGCGTGGCGCTGCTGCGCTTCGTGGAGGAGCAGCGTCCCCGGAAGGTGGTGGTGGTGGGAGGGGGTTACATCGGCCTGGAGATCGCCGAGGCCTTCAACTGCCACCGGGGCCTGGAGGTGAGCCTGGTGGAGCGGGCCCCCCAGGTGATGGGCACCCTGGACCCGGACATGGGGGCCCTGGTCTCCCAGGCCCTCCGGGAGGTGGGGATCCGTCTCTTCCTGGAGGAGACCCTCCAGGGGGTGGAGGTCCGGGACGGCCGGGCCGTGGGGGTCCGTACGGACAAACGGCTCCTGGAGGCGGACCTGGTGGTGCTGGGCCTGGGGGTGGTACCCCAGACGGAGCTGGCCAAACGGGCGGGGCTGGCCCTGGGGGTCCGAGGGGCCCTGGTGGTGGACTCCCGGATGCGCACCCCCACGGCGGGGATCTGGGGGGCGGGGGACTGCGCCCAGACCTTCAACCTGGCAAGCCGCCGCCCCTTCCACGTGGCCCTGGGGACGGTGGCCAACAAGATGGGCCGGGTGGCGGGGATCAACCTGGCGGGGGGGGATGCGGTCTTCCCCGGGGCCCTGGGCACGGCGGTCTGCAAGATCTGCAAGTACGAGGCGGCCCGCACGGGGCTGCTGGAGCGGGAGCTGACGGAGCTGGGCATCCCCTGGACGGGGGCGACCATAGAGGAGAGCACCCGGGCGGGGTACTACCCCGGGGCGGGGGACATGACGGTGAAGCTCCTGGCGGAGCGGCCCTCGGGGCGCATCCTGGGAGGGCAGATCGTGGGCATCGAGGGGGCGGCCAAGCGCATCGACGTGGTGGCCACGGCGATCCGGGGAGGCTTGACCGCCCAGGACCTGGTGGACCTGGACCTGAGCTACGCCCCTCCCTTCTCCCCGGTGTGGGATCCCGTGCAGGTGGCGGCCCGGCGACTCCTGTCCCTGCTGAAGGATTAG
- a CDS encoding FAD:protein FMN transferase has protein sequence MRRRLHPLIASILVSLAFTAGFLFSHHRPPEAAERHSFALGTLVHLKLYGPGAEDALDGALDRLNELEDAFSVHRVGSDVARINESAGREPVPVRPETDRVLRLAREVARASGGAFDPTVGPLVSLWGIGTPAARIPGKEEILRTRGLVGWRDLIPPDGTEKGWKLARPGQALDLGGIAKGYAGDDLAERLRRRGILAGLLDLGGNILVFGPHPGGGNWTIGIQDPRKPRGTPLGSVTLEEGTVVTSGVYERFFEQQGVRYHHLLDPATGVPARSGLLSVTVVASSSALADALSTALFVLGPARSRSLLARYPAEVLFVTEDRKILLTPSLRRRFRLTDRSFTLRDLPGEKAP, from the coding sequence ATGAGACGGCGCCTCCACCCCCTGATCGCAAGCATCCTCGTCAGCCTCGCCTTCACTGCGGGGTTCCTCTTCTCCCACCACCGCCCCCCGGAGGCGGCGGAACGGCATTCCTTCGCCCTGGGAACCCTGGTGCACCTGAAGCTCTACGGCCCCGGGGCGGAAGATGCCCTGGACGGGGCCCTGGATCGGTTGAACGAACTGGAGGACGCCTTCTCCGTCCACCGGGTGGGATCCGATGTGGCCCGGATCAACGAGTCCGCAGGGAGAGAACCCGTTCCGGTCCGTCCGGAGACGGACCGGGTGCTCCGCCTGGCCCGGGAGGTGGCCCGGGCCTCGGGCGGAGCCTTCGACCCCACCGTGGGACCCCTGGTCTCCCTCTGGGGCATCGGGACCCCCGCCGCCCGGATCCCCGGGAAGGAAGAGATCCTCCGGACCCGGGGGCTGGTGGGCTGGCGGGACCTGATCCCCCCGGACGGGACGGAGAAGGGCTGGAAGCTGGCCCGACCCGGCCAGGCCCTGGACCTGGGGGGCATCGCCAAGGGATACGCGGGGGACGACCTGGCGGAGCGTCTGCGCCGCCGGGGCATCCTTGCAGGCCTTCTGGACCTGGGGGGGAACATCCTGGTCTTCGGCCCTCACCCGGGAGGGGGAAACTGGACCATCGGGATTCAGGACCCCCGCAAACCCCGGGGGACCCCCCTCGGATCCGTGACCCTGGAGGAGGGAACGGTGGTGACCTCCGGAGTCTACGAGCGGTTCTTCGAACAGCAGGGGGTCCGCTACCACCACCTCCTGGATCCGGCCACGGGCGTCCCCGCCCGTTCGGGGCTCCTGTCGGTGACGGTGGTGGCGAGTAGCTCCGCCCTGGCGGACGCCCTCTCCACGGCCCTCTTCGTCCTGGGACCGGCACGGTCCCGCTCCCTCCTGGCCCGCTACCCCGCAGAGGTCCTCTTCGTGACGGAGGATCGGAAGATCCTCCTCACCCCGTCCCTGAGGAGGCGCTTTCGCCTCACGGACCGGTCCTTCACCCTCCGGGACCTGCCCGGGGAGAAGGCCCCGTGA
- a CDS encoding NusG domain II-containing protein, producing MKPLDRWVFGLLGACALGGALAFLPGNRERGSLPVAEILQEGRVVERVVLDPAAPPREWVLSSPGGGVNRVRLEGGRIRMVEANCPDRDCVRAGWLDRPGQAAVCLPHRVALRVRGTGKGEDLDGISQ from the coding sequence GTGAAGCCCCTGGACCGGTGGGTCTTCGGCCTCCTGGGGGCCTGCGCCCTGGGAGGGGCCCTGGCGTTCCTCCCGGGGAACCGGGAGAGAGGCTCCCTTCCGGTGGCGGAGATCCTCCAGGAGGGTCGGGTGGTGGAGCGGGTGGTCCTGGACCCCGCCGCCCCTCCCCGGGAATGGGTCCTCTCCTCCCCCGGCGGGGGGGTCAACCGGGTCCGTCTGGAGGGGGGGCGCATCCGCATGGTCGAGGCGAACTGCCCGGACCGGGACTGCGTCCGGGCGGGCTGGCTGGACCGTCCCGGCCAGGCGGCGGTCTGCCTGCCCCATCGGGTGGCCTTGAGGGTTCGGGGCACCGGGAAGGGAGAGGATCTGGATGGGATCTCCCAGTAG
- a CDS encoding Gx transporter family protein → MGSPSRRLVLDGLLVALGLAVHQAEAALPPLLPGVKPGLANVFGLVAFVALGWRDAAAVTLLRVFLGGLFSGLGLAFLCSLGGSLAALAALILLGRFVPDRLSLEGLSVAQAGAFNLAQLLVVALLLGSWGVALPYAPLLATSALVTGLGTGLLARMLLRHPFLATSPLPGGSCETERRQP, encoded by the coding sequence ATGGGATCTCCCAGTAGACGCCTCGTCCTGGACGGGCTGCTGGTGGCCTTGGGGTTGGCGGTGCACCAGGCGGAGGCGGCCCTCCCCCCCCTGCTTCCGGGAGTGAAGCCGGGGCTGGCCAACGTCTTCGGCCTGGTGGCCTTCGTGGCCCTGGGGTGGCGGGACGCGGCGGCGGTGACCCTGCTTCGGGTGTTCCTGGGGGGGCTTTTCTCCGGCCTGGGGCTGGCCTTTCTGTGCAGCCTCGGGGGAAGCCTGGCGGCCCTGGCGGCCCTGATCCTGCTGGGGCGGTTCGTCCCGGATCGCCTTTCCCTGGAGGGCTTGAGCGTGGCCCAGGCGGGGGCCTTCAACCTGGCCCAGCTCCTGGTGGTGGCCCTTCTGCTGGGGAGCTGGGGGGTGGCCCTCCCCTACGCTCCCCTTCTGGCCACGTCGGCCCTGGTCACGGGACTGGGGACGGGGCTCCTGGCCCGGATGCTGCTGCGGCATCCCTTCCTGGCGACGTCCCCCCTTCCCGGCGGATCCTGCGAAACCGAAAGGAGACAGCCATGA
- a CDS encoding B3/B4 domain-containing protein, whose translation MNLRIDAPLLATFPEARVGWLVASVVPVSFHPEVERLKSGLEAHLNALGLDETNLPRHPDVARWRETYSRMGVKPSKYRSSLEALARRVLKHQGLWDVSDVVDGYNALSVRHLLPMGAHDVDLLSGDLTLRFGREGEVFQGLGDLNETVDPRQVVYADEKRVCCWLWNHRDCRDVVVSFDTRRALFLVDQAFPPVHSSPEAILGDLESLLLALGHHPEARGVLSASCPETPLP comes from the coding sequence ATGAACCTTCGCATCGACGCCCCTCTCCTCGCCACCTTCCCGGAAGCCCGGGTGGGCTGGCTGGTGGCCTCCGTGGTCCCCGTTTCCTTCCATCCGGAGGTGGAACGCCTCAAATCGGGTCTGGAGGCCCACCTGAACGCCCTGGGGCTGGACGAAACGAACCTGCCCCGCCACCCCGACGTGGCCCGGTGGCGGGAGACCTACTCCCGCATGGGGGTCAAGCCCAGCAAGTACCGCAGCTCCCTGGAGGCCCTGGCCCGAAGGGTGCTGAAGCACCAGGGACTGTGGGACGTGTCCGACGTGGTGGACGGGTACAACGCCCTGTCGGTGCGCCACCTCCTTCCCATGGGGGCCCACGACGTGGACCTGCTTTCGGGGGACCTGACGCTGCGCTTCGGAAGGGAGGGGGAGGTCTTCCAAGGCCTGGGTGACCTGAACGAGACGGTAGACCCCCGGCAGGTGGTCTACGCCGACGAGAAACGCGTCTGCTGCTGGCTCTGGAACCATCGGGACTGCCGGGACGTGGTGGTGAGCTTCGACACCCGACGGGCCCTCTTCCTGGTGGATCAGGCCTTTCCCCCGGTCCACTCCTCCCCGGAGGCGATCCTGGGGGATCTGGAATCCCTGCTTCTCGCCCTGGGGCACCACCCGGAGGCCCGAGGGGTGCTCTCCGCCTCCTGCCCGGAGACGCCCCTCCCCTAG
- the rnfB gene encoding RnfABCDGE type electron transport complex subunit B — MDLQGILYPALILGGLGLVFGLLLAYASKRFHVETDPRVEQVRERLPGANCGGCGFPGCDAYAEAVVLEGAKPNLCAAGGAELAEALAKIMGVSVEASARRVAFVKCKGTPDVARWRCLYEGAADCREAVVLPGGGHKACSFGCLGLGTCVAVCPFDAIHIENSVARVDEAKCVGCGACVTLCPKGLIELVPLDQRVRVACHSTHRGPDVKKACQVGCIGCGLCVKACPNDAVHVENNLARIDPDKCTQCCLCVDKCPTKAILFLEHRVDR; from the coding sequence ATGGACCTGCAGGGCATTCTCTATCCGGCGCTGATCCTGGGAGGGCTGGGCCTGGTCTTCGGCCTTCTCCTCGCCTATGCTTCCAAGCGGTTCCACGTGGAGACGGATCCTCGGGTGGAACAGGTTCGGGAGCGCCTTCCCGGGGCGAACTGCGGCGGCTGCGGCTTTCCCGGGTGCGACGCCTACGCCGAGGCGGTGGTGCTGGAGGGGGCGAAGCCCAACCTCTGCGCCGCCGGGGGGGCGGAACTGGCGGAGGCTCTGGCGAAGATCATGGGGGTCTCCGTGGAGGCCTCGGCGCGCCGGGTGGCCTTCGTGAAGTGCAAGGGGACCCCCGACGTGGCCCGGTGGCGCTGTCTCTACGAGGGGGCGGCGGACTGCCGGGAGGCGGTGGTGCTCCCGGGGGGCGGGCACAAGGCCTGTTCCTTCGGCTGTCTGGGGCTGGGCACCTGCGTGGCCGTGTGCCCCTTCGACGCCATCCATATCGAGAACTCCGTGGCCCGGGTGGACGAGGCCAAGTGCGTGGGCTGCGGGGCCTGCGTCACCCTCTGTCCCAAGGGGCTGATCGAGCTGGTCCCCCTGGACCAGCGGGTGCGGGTGGCCTGCCATTCCACCCACCGGGGACCGGACGTGAAAAAGGCCTGTCAGGTGGGGTGCATCGGCTGCGGCCTATGCGTCAAGGCGTGCCCCAACGACGCGGTCCACGTGGAGAACAACCTGGCCCGCATCGACCCGGACAAGTGCACCCAGTGCTGCCTGTGCGTGGACAAGTGTCCCACCAAGGCCATCCTCTTCCTGGAGCACCGGGTGGACCGGTAG
- a CDS encoding electron transport complex protein RnfA, translating to MSLLGIFFGAIFVHNILLSQFLGCCPFLGVSGKVGTAKGMGVAVVFVIILASLMTWLLYNLVLVPLGLEYLYTLSFILVIAALVQFVEVVVKKTQPGLYKSLGIFLPLITTNCAVLGVAVINMNQNYGLVESLVNAVGASIGFLLAIVLMAGLRERIETSDTMPRCMRGLPIALVTAGLMAVAFMGFTGLI from the coding sequence ATGAGCCTGCTGGGGATCTTCTTCGGCGCCATTTTCGTCCACAACATCCTCCTCTCCCAGTTCCTGGGGTGCTGCCCCTTCCTGGGGGTCTCGGGGAAGGTGGGCACCGCCAAGGGTATGGGGGTGGCGGTGGTGTTCGTCATCATCCTGGCCTCCCTCATGACCTGGCTGCTGTACAACCTGGTGCTGGTCCCCCTGGGACTGGAATACCTCTACACCCTGTCCTTCATCCTGGTGATCGCCGCCCTGGTTCAGTTCGTGGAGGTGGTGGTGAAGAAGACCCAGCCGGGGCTCTACAAGTCCCTGGGGATCTTCCTGCCCCTCATCACCACCAACTGCGCCGTGCTGGGGGTGGCGGTGATCAACATGAACCAGAACTACGGCCTGGTGGAGAGCCTGGTGAACGCGGTGGGCGCCTCCATCGGGTTCCTCCTGGCCATCGTCCTCATGGCGGGACTTCGGGAGCGCATCGAAACCAGCGACACCATGCCCCGGTGCATGAGGGGGCTTCCCATCGCCCTGGTCACCGCGGGGCTCATGGCCGTGGCCTTCATGGGCTTCACGGGACTGATCTAG
- the rsxE gene encoding electron transport complex subunit RsxE: MIQSAIQRIRAGVLDENPTFVQVIGLCPTLAVTTSAVNGVGMGLAATAVLMGSNVAVAALRRFIPSEIRIPAFIVLIAGFVTLIQFFVAAYAPALDKSLGIFIPLIVVNCIILARAEAYASKNGVIPSLFDGLGMGLGFTVALVVLGIIREALGAGTVFGIPVMPHAFQPALILILAPGGFLTLGLVMGGINHYKEWKRHHRRATRRDQVDADAEAEQLRHQTACSGCPLPCGMTRPEDDGR; this comes from the coding sequence ATGATCCAGTCGGCGATCCAACGAATTCGGGCGGGGGTCCTGGACGAGAACCCCACCTTCGTGCAGGTCATCGGGCTCTGTCCCACCCTGGCGGTCACCACCAGCGCCGTCAACGGGGTGGGCATGGGGCTGGCGGCCACGGCGGTGCTCATGGGGTCCAACGTGGCCGTGGCGGCCCTGCGGCGGTTCATCCCCTCGGAGATCCGCATCCCCGCGTTCATCGTCCTCATCGCGGGCTTCGTGACCCTCATCCAGTTCTTCGTGGCGGCCTACGCCCCGGCCCTGGACAAGTCCCTGGGGATCTTCATCCCCCTCATCGTGGTGAACTGCATCATCCTGGCCCGGGCGGAGGCCTACGCCTCCAAGAACGGGGTGATCCCCTCCCTCTTCGACGGGCTGGGCATGGGACTGGGTTTCACCGTGGCGCTGGTCGTCCTGGGGATCATCCGGGAGGCCCTGGGAGCAGGGACGGTCTTCGGGATCCCCGTGATGCCCCACGCCTTCCAGCCCGCCCTCATCCTCATCCTGGCCCCCGGGGGCTTTCTGACCCTGGGCCTGGTGATGGGGGGCATCAACCACTACAAGGAGTGGAAGCGCCACCACCGCCGGGCCACCCGGCGGGATCAGGTGGACGCGGACGCGGAGGCGGAGCAGCTGCGGCACCAGACCGCCTGTTCCGGCTGTCCCCTGCCCTGCGGCATGACCCGGCCGGAGGACGACGGACGATGA
- a CDS encoding RnfABCDGE type electron transport complex subunit G, whose product MGKNLKLGLVLLAITAATGLILGLAHEITLEPIRATQERQRQEAFRASLPGADSFSSLPVPPGSLVREVQEGRKGGSVLGHVFTVAPKGYAGPVVFVVGISRDGVVRGIRILSQGETPGLGANAGEPSFSGQFAGKRAEPLKVVKTPPADPQDIQAISGATITSRAFVGGVNDAVEAWKKHFAEGARP is encoded by the coding sequence GTGGGCAAGAACCTGAAGCTGGGCCTCGTCCTGCTGGCCATCACCGCTGCCACCGGCCTGATCCTGGGCCTGGCCCACGAGATCACTCTGGAACCCATCCGGGCCACCCAGGAGCGGCAGCGCCAGGAGGCCTTCCGGGCGTCCCTGCCCGGGGCGGACTCCTTCTCCTCCCTGCCGGTGCCTCCGGGGTCGCTGGTCCGGGAGGTGCAGGAGGGACGCAAGGGCGGATCGGTGCTGGGACACGTGTTCACCGTGGCGCCCAAGGGGTATGCGGGTCCCGTGGTCTTCGTAGTGGGCATCTCCCGGGACGGGGTGGTGCGGGGCATCCGCATCCTGAGCCAGGGGGAGACCCCCGGATTGGGGGCCAACGCGGGGGAGCCTTCCTTCTCCGGGCAGTTCGCCGGCAAGAGAGCGGAGCCCCTGAAGGTGGTGAAGACCCCTCCGGCGGATCCCCAGGACATCCAGGCCATCTCCGGAGCCACCATCACCTCCCGGGCCTTCGTCGGGGGCGTGAACGACGCGGTGGAAGCCTGGAAGAAGCACTTCGCGGAAGGGGCGAGACCATGA
- a CDS encoding RnfABCDGE type electron transport complex subunit D encodes MTTNRLLVVSSSPHLHGPQTVRSIMRMVLLALLPAGFMGVVTFGVPAFWVIVTCTASSVGTEALWQKLTGRPVTVSDLSAAVTGLLLAYNLPPSIPLWMAAAGSAFAILVVKQLYGGLGKNVVNPALAARAVMLTCWPVPMTTWTLDGVTGPTPLAILKGTEAAGASLPPFLDVFLGHVGGCIGETSALALLLGGALLLLERVITWHIPVTYILTVGLLSWILGRGAGIPADAFYEVCAGGLFLGAIFMATDYATSPMDKSGQMVFAFGCGVLTTLIRLYGGYPEGVSYSILIMNLTVPLIDRFFQPRIFGQEVK; translated from the coding sequence ATGACCACGAACCGGCTGCTGGTGGTTTCCAGCTCCCCGCACCTTCACGGCCCCCAGACCGTGCGGAGCATCATGAGGATGGTGCTCCTGGCGCTGCTCCCCGCGGGCTTCATGGGGGTGGTCACCTTCGGGGTCCCCGCCTTCTGGGTCATCGTCACCTGTACCGCCTCGTCGGTGGGGACGGAGGCCCTGTGGCAGAAGCTCACCGGGCGTCCCGTCACCGTCTCGGACCTCTCCGCCGCCGTGACGGGGCTCCTCCTGGCCTACAACCTGCCTCCTTCCATCCCCCTCTGGATGGCCGCCGCAGGAAGCGCCTTCGCCATCCTGGTGGTGAAGCAGCTCTACGGGGGGTTGGGGAAGAACGTGGTCAACCCCGCCCTGGCGGCCCGGGCGGTGATGCTCACCTGCTGGCCCGTCCCTATGACCACCTGGACCCTGGACGGAGTGACGGGACCCACCCCCTTGGCGATCCTCAAGGGGACGGAGGCCGCAGGGGCGTCCCTGCCCCCCTTCCTGGACGTGTTCCTGGGGCATGTGGGGGGGTGCATCGGCGAGACCTCCGCCCTGGCCCTTCTCCTGGGAGGGGCGCTGCTGCTTCTGGAGCGGGTCATCACCTGGCACATCCCCGTGACCTACATCCTCACCGTGGGGCTCCTCTCCTGGATCCTGGGGCGGGGCGCGGGGATCCCCGCGGACGCCTTCTACGAGGTGTGCGCCGGGGGGCTCTTCCTGGGGGCCATCTTCATGGCCACGGACTACGCCACCTCCCCCATGGACAAGTCGGGACAGATGGTCTTCGCCTTCGGATGCGGGGTGCTCACCACCCTGATCCGCCTCTACGGGGGCTATCCCGAAGGGGTCTCCTACTCCATCCTCATCATGAACCTCACGGTGCCCCTCATCGATCGGTTCTTCCAGCCCCGGATCTTCGGGCAGGAGGTGAAGTGA
- the rsxC gene encoding electron transport complex subunit RsxC, translated as MPFPTFKKGAHPPHRKSATECKPIESLLPTRELVYPMVQHIGAPCVPLVKRGDRVLVGQKIGEAEAFVSAPIHASVSGTVRDVAPRLAISGNLELSVVVENDGLYEQDPSIHPRDNVSLLDPGEIRRIVREAGIVGMGGACFPTAVKLSPPPDKVIRHVIVNGAECEPYLTCDDRLMVEEADHILEGLRIVLSLFPGGVKGHIAVEDNKPEAIETLGRVVTGQAHIEVFPVRTKYPQGAEKMMIYALTGQEVPCGGLPADVGCLMLNVRTVHQIWNAVVLGRPVTDRIVTVSGNAIREPKNLHVRLGTSVLDLVDGAGGFRAEPAKVLAGGPLMGVALSTLDVPVVKGTSGLLAFTEGAAMTPPESACIRCGKCVEVCPMGLLPFALNAAVIRRDYDAFEAQGGMNCLECGCCAYACPSKRHLTQACRDGKRTVAARRRKGAA; from the coding sequence ATGCCCTTCCCCACGTTCAAGAAGGGGGCCCACCCCCCCCATCGCAAGAGCGCCACGGAGTGCAAGCCCATCGAATCGCTTCTTCCCACCCGTGAGCTGGTCTATCCCATGGTGCAGCACATCGGTGCTCCCTGCGTCCCCCTGGTGAAGCGGGGAGACCGCGTGCTGGTGGGGCAGAAGATCGGGGAGGCGGAAGCCTTCGTCTCCGCCCCCATCCACGCCTCCGTGTCCGGAACGGTGCGGGACGTGGCGCCCCGGTTGGCCATTTCCGGCAACCTGGAGCTGTCCGTGGTGGTGGAGAACGACGGGCTCTACGAACAGGACCCGTCGATCCACCCTCGGGACAACGTCTCCCTGCTGGATCCGGGGGAGATCCGGCGCATCGTCCGGGAGGCGGGCATCGTGGGGATGGGAGGGGCGTGTTTCCCCACGGCAGTGAAGCTCTCCCCCCCTCCGGACAAGGTCATCCGGCACGTCATCGTCAACGGGGCGGAGTGCGAACCCTACCTCACCTGCGACGACCGCCTCATGGTGGAGGAGGCGGACCACATCCTGGAGGGGCTTCGCATCGTCCTGAGCCTTTTCCCCGGAGGCGTGAAGGGGCACATCGCCGTGGAGGACAACAAGCCCGAGGCCATCGAGACCCTGGGGAGGGTGGTCACGGGTCAGGCCCACATCGAAGTCTTCCCGGTGCGCACCAAATACCCCCAGGGGGCGGAAAAGATGATGATCTACGCCCTCACGGGGCAGGAGGTGCCCTGCGGGGGGCTCCCCGCCGACGTGGGCTGCCTGATGCTCAACGTCCGCACGGTGCACCAGATCTGGAACGCCGTGGTCCTGGGGCGTCCGGTTACGGACCGCATCGTCACCGTGTCGGGCAACGCGATCCGGGAGCCCAAGAACCTCCACGTCCGCCTGGGCACCTCGGTGCTGGACCTGGTGGACGGGGCGGGAGGCTTCCGGGCGGAACCCGCTAAGGTGCTGGCGGGAGGCCCTCTCATGGGGGTGGCCCTGAGCACCCTGGACGTGCCGGTGGTGAAGGGCACCTCGGGCCTTCTGGCCTTCACCGAGGGGGCGGCGATGACGCCCCCCGAGTCGGCCTGCATCCGTTGCGGCAAGTGCGTGGAGGTGTGTCCCATGGGGCTGCTGCCCTTCGCCCTGAACGCGGCGGTCATCCGGCGGGACTACGACGCCTTCGAGGCCCAGGGGGGCATGAACTGTCTGGAGTGCGGCTGCTGCGCCTACGCCTGTCCCTCCAAGCGGCACCTTACCCAGGCGTGCCGGGACGGGAAGCGCACCGTGGCGGCCCGACGGCGGAAAGGAGCGGCCTGA